DNA from Synergistaceae bacterium:
ATGCCCACCACCCGCTGGCATATTGTACATCGGCGCCGGTGGCGCCGGTCATGAATGTCGAAGCGATTTCTATACGCTTTAGCAGATCCATGCAATGCGCTGCCAGGGCAGACGCGTCAGGAAAAACGTAATTGATCATTCATACCGATTCCCGATGTGTTTGCCCTGAGATGTTGCTTGACTCTGGTTATGAATGTGTTAATAGTGGTATTATCGTTTTCTTGTTGGGGTTGAGCAACCCAATAGATCCTGTTGAATTACAAAAAGGAGGAAGTCCATGTGGCACTGGTCGTTTGCAGGTTATGTAGACGTGCTTTTACTAACGCGCAAAACGAGGAGGTCTGTCCTGACTGCGCGGCCAGATTGAATAAACTTTACCCGATAGTGCGGAACTTTCTGCGAAATCACGAAAACGAATCCTATACGGCTTACGAGGTGAGCCGGCTTATAGGAGTCGACGTCAAGGACGTGGAAGGGCTCGTGTCTATGGACTTGATCAGGTCCGGGACACCAGCCTACGCGCATGATACGGAGATGAACAGCAAAAAGAGGGAAACAGAAAAAGAAATAAAGAAGGAAAAGGAAATGGAGAAAGAAATAGAGAAAGAAATCGAGAAAGAAAAGACCCCCTTGACCAAAAGGAAAAACTTCAACTCTGTCTACCTTTCTCACAAAAAAAAGCCTTGAAAAAAGGAGCGAGTTTTTTAATGAAGACAAGAATGAGATGGACGTTTTGGACACGCTTAGCATGCAAAGTTGCGTTGATCGCCGCGATCACTGTAGCGCTGCCGGCCGAAGAGACCTTCGCCGACATATGGCAGGACGTGAACCGTATCTTCGAGCTGAACGCCAAACTCCATCCCGGAATGACCATTGACGCGCTCAACGAGCTTTTAGGTCCTCCCGCGGACGAATATTGCATGAGCGGCACAACGCCTGAATTGACCCGATACATGTGGCTCCACGGCGAGATGGGCATCGAGGTTTACGAACTGGAGGGAACTGCCTACCGGGTCAATATTACCCTGCCCTGTGATAATAGCGCTGGCGCTTTGCGGGCTTTAGACGCACTGACGCGTCAAGGCCGGGAAAAATATGGGGCTGTTCCTTTGTTCGACTACGCCACGGGACAGCATTACTGGATACAAGACGGCATTCGTTTCGCCTTTTCCAAGTACAACCAGACAACAGTGTTCAGCAGTTGCATGAGGGTACGGTAATTTCACAAGGAGGCCATTCAGGGAGGCATTGATGTTGCGTCGAAAATTGTCAAAATTGTGGATCGTTTTTTTGTGTTTGTGGATTTTTCTTATCTTCAGCGCTTTCAGCTCAGCAAAAGCGGAGATGGCCGTGGAATACAACATGGTAACCGTTCAAGCGCTACGCGCTTGGGCCAGTCCAGGCAAATATTTAGCTCTTGGGGGTTTCAGGGGGACCAGTGAGACCGCTTTTGGCCGAACGGGCTCTGCTCCCCTGAACTTGAATAATGACTATGATGTGGTCGTGGCGGGAGGAAGCATCAGCGGAATCGCGGCGGCGTTGCAGGCGTCCAGGCTGGGCGTGAGCGTTCTGGTCGTGGAGCCCAGCGAATGGATAGGCGGCCAGGCAACCGCGGCCGGAGTTTCCACCATGGACGATTTGAGCCGCATACGGAGCGGTCTCTATCTGGAGTTTATCTTGAAGATGAAACTTTATTACGATACGATGGAAAAATCCATGGGAACCTGCTATTGGGATCCTCGGAGCCTGGCCTTTGAACCCTCCGTGGGTCAAAGGGTCCTCTATGAGATGCTAGAGGAAGCACGGACCCAGAGCGGAAAACCGCTGGACATTTTGTTGACCTCCGCTGTAACGGGAGTGGCGCGGGACGGCAGTACCGTTACGGGGGTCACGGTCCAAAAAAGACGCGGGACAAAGGAAGAGCAAGAAAAAAAAACGGAGATAACCTGCCGCGTCCTGATCGAAGCCACGGAGTATGGGGATATTCTGCCCTTGGTCGGTGCGGCCTACAGAGTGGGAAACTCCGTCACTCCTTTTCTTAATAAGGAAGCTTTGCTTCAAGACATCACCTGGGTCGCCATCATTCGTAGCTACCCCGGAGGCATTCCCCCAAATCTTCGGGTCACCACCCCTCTCCCCGGTTATGAAGAATCCAAACGCAACTACGAAAGCTACGTTTCCGCGGACGGGGTCGATTTCAAAGGCATATATCCCGTGGAGTTGCCTGTGAACTTTGTCAGCCACAACGCCTATCGAGGTCTTCCCGACTCCTCGACACCTTGGGGTTACGATGGTAGCGCCGATAACTGGAAGTACATCACGAAATCGGGCGTCAACTGGGGCAACGACTACCCCGGAAAGGTGAGCGAAAACGAGGGCAGGGGACTGACCGTGGAGTATCTGGAGAACGAGAAAGTACGGGCTCAGGTGGAAAAAGAGGCATTAATCAAGACTTTGCATTTCATCTACTATATCCAAAACGAGCTGAGCGAAAAATGGTCAGTCGCTGACGACGAATACCTAAACGATGAATTGCCAGTGGCGCTCGATCTTCCCAAGGAATGGCGGGAAATCGCGCGTCGCATGCCCCCCATTCCCTACGTTAGGGAATCGCGCAGGGTTGTGGGAGACTATATTCTGACGTCGGCGGAACTCCTCAGAAACTCTCTGAGTTACCGAGACGGTCAAACCAGTCACGAGTTCAAAGACGCCATCGCAATTGGAGGCTATATTTTGGACCT
Protein-coding regions in this window:
- a CDS encoding FAD-dependent oxidoreductase, with amino-acid sequence MWIFLIFSAFSSAKAEMAVEYNMVTVQALRAWASPGKYLALGGFRGTSETAFGRTGSAPLNLNNDYDVVVAGGSISGIAAALQASRLGVSVLVVEPSEWIGGQATAAGVSTMDDLSRIRSGLYLEFILKMKLYYDTMEKSMGTCYWDPRSLAFEPSVGQRVLYEMLEEARTQSGKPLDILLTSAVTGVARDGSTVTGVTVQKRRGTKEEQEKKTEITCRVLIEATEYGDILPLVGAAYRVGNSVTPFLNKEALLQDITWVAIIRSYPGGIPPNLRVTTPLPGYEESKRNYESYVSADGVDFKGIYPVELPVNFVSHNAYRGLPDSSTPWGYDGSADNWKYITKSGVNWGNDYPGKVSENEGRGLTVEYLENEKVRAQVEKEALIKTLHFIYYIQNELSEKWSVADDEYLNDELPVALDLPKEWREIARRMPPIPYVRESRRVVGDYILTSAELLRNSLSYRDGQTSHEFKDAIAIGGYILDLHGANTDADMEWSMEERAASATLNRPRGPFQVPLRVLLPKDIDGLIVAEKNLSMTRLAAGALRLQPICMMVGQAAGALAALSVQNGVTPRDLPPVKLQRALLEAGVVLSLCKYSDVPPEHPFYNAVQLSSLYGFINPQDPPHAPSYNISDLDDPVLAMAIINGADKGFFGVEEMITRQEMTAMLNKARLASKTSEGRELTEDEWTERIHFITRGVFADAVVKAFGFSNDNSVPRRFDISPEHRFFKAINTLDSLGILNLYSATRDLHPARPITRGEAAEILIKAATAR